A window of Myxococcota bacterium genomic DNA:
CGGGTCGGTGCGGCGATCCCCGAGTTTCTCGCCGACCTGCGCTATGCGGTCGAGCTCGACCGGCGCATCTAGCGGGGGCGCGCTTTCGGCGCTGGTGCCCAGGACTGGACTCGAACCAGCATGCCCTTTCGGGCACCAGACCCTGAATCTGGCGTGTCTACCAATTTCACCACCTGGGCACGGCGGCGGGGGCGGATGCTAGCCCAGGCGCGGGCGAGGGCCAACTGGCTCAGGCGGCGTTCTGGCCCTCGATCGGGCGGGGCGCGAGCTCCTTCAGCGCGGGCATCACCTCGCGCGCGAACAGCCGCATGCTCTTCTCCGCGGCGGCCATCGGCATGGCGCCGTACTTGAACACGAACATGATCTCGTCGGTGCCGAATGACTCCGCCAGCTCGCTGGCGCGCTTCTGCGTCTGCGCCGGCGTGCCCCAGGGGTGTGAGTCGAAGAAGCCGCGCAGGAAGGGCGTGGGGTCCGCGGCCAGCACCTTCTGCATGGCGCCATAGGACTCGTAGCCCTTGAGCCCGCCCAGGTGACTGCCGCGCAGCTCGTAGTGGCGCAGCGCCGAGTCCGCGTACTCGACCATGTATTGCTCCGCGCCGCGCCGGGCCTCGGACTCACTGTCGGCGACGTAGGTCCAGAGCGCGAGCTTGGTGTGCGCCGGCGGGTGACCGGCCGAGCGGGCGATGCGCGCGTACTTGCGCGCCGTCTCCAGCGACAGCGCCAGGCTCGTGGTGGGAATGCACAGCGGGCGCACGGCGTTGCGGGCGATGATCTCGACCGTCTCGTCGGTGCCGCCGGCACACCACAGGTTGGGCGAGAGGTCGCGCTCGAGCTGCGGGCGCAGGCGCAGGCCGTGGATCTGGTAGTGCTTGCCGTCGAAGTCACACGCGCCCGTGCTGAGGAGCTGCTTCAGCACCTGGAGTGACTCGTCGAAGCGCTCGCGCGCCTCGGCCTGGTCGACGCCCAGGCCTGAGTACTCGCGCCGCCCGAGGCCGCGGCCCACGCCGCAGATGATCTCGCGGCCGGGGCCGAGGAAGGCGTCGAGCATGTTGACGTCCTCGGCCACGCGCACCGGGTTGTGCCAGGGCAGCACCGTGACCATGGTGCCCAGGTCGACGCGCCGCGTGATGCCGGCCACGTAGGTCAGATACTGCAGCGGATTGGTGACCATGGTGTAGGGCGTGAAGTGGTGCTCGATGGTCCACACCGCGTCGAAGCCGAGCTCGTCCGCCAGGCGCGCGATCTCGAGCTCCTCGGTGAAGATCTCGCGGTCGCGGCGGAGCGGGGCGGCGGCGACGCGTTCGCCGCGCTCCTCCGCCTCGTAGCGCTCCCAATCGGTGTAGTTCTGGTTGAAGATCGTTGCGCCGACGCGCATGAGTCTCTCCTTCAGGCGGCGCGGGGCCGCCTCCGGGCGTGTTTCGAGGCCTCGGGCTGATTGGCGAGGCGGCGGGGCAGGCGGCGTTCGAGCGCGCGCAGGCGCGCGAGCAGCCGGGGCCGGGCGCCGGGCGCGGCGTGCGCCAGCACCAGCAAGGCCGAGCCGTACATGCTCTGCGCGCGGAACTCGTCGTCGTCGAACTCTTCGTGGATCCAGAGCTCGACCACGCCGATGAAGCCGATCAAGAGCTGGCGCGCGAGCAGCTCCTGGTCGACTGACTGCGGCAGGAGGCCGCCGCGCACCGCGGCCTCGACCGTGCGCGACCAGAGCCGCAGGCTGTGCTCGAGCGCGCGCGGGCGGTGCTCGCGATCGCGCACGCCCAGCAGGTACTGCATGAGCGGGCGGTAGAAGGCGGCGTCGCGCGCGTAGATCTCGGCCGCGCGGTCGGCCAGCTCGAGCACGGTGTCGACCGGCTTGCGCGGCGAGCGCACGTCGACCACGCGGTCCAGCCGCTCGAGCGCGGCGTTGAGCAGCGCGTAGAGCACGCCGCTCTTGGAGCCGAACAGGTTGTAGGGGGTGACCAGCCCGACCTCGGCCTCTGTGGCCAGGCGCCGCATCGAGAACTCGGTCCCGCCCGTGGCGCGGATCAGCCGGCGCGCCGCGTCGAGGATCTGCTCGCGCCGCTCGGCCTTCTGCTTCTCGCGGAGTCCCATATCGCGCTACAATTCTATAACGCGATATAGATCTCGAGCCAGGAGGTCGTTCATGCCCGAGCTCGCCCCGATCCCGAAGGATGACGCCGCGCTGCAGGAGGCCCTCGCCGCCGCGCACGTGCCCTCGCTCATGGCCGCGCTGGTGCACATCACCGGAGACGCGCAGCTGATTCGCGGCGACATCCGGCCCAAGAACGATTTTCTGGCCGATGCGCAGGGCGGAATCAGCGAGGCGCAGCAGGCCAGCATCCGGGCGCTGGCCTTCGAGGCCTTGCGGCGTTTCCGCGACTCCGGCCAGCGGCTCCCGCCCGCGCCGAGTCAGTCACTCGTGGGCGAGATCGTGAGCTTCATGATCGGGCAGCCCGTGGCAGCCGGCTACGCGGAGTTTCTCACCTCCGAGCTCGCGCTCGAGAACGAGGATCCGTACGCGGTCCCGGGCCTCGAGGCGCTGCCCGCGGCGCAGCGCGCGGCGTTCCGCGTGGTGATCGTGGGCGCGGGCATGTCGGGGCTCCTGGCCGGCATCCGGCTGGCGCAGGCGGGCATCCCGTTCACGATCGTCGAGCGCCACTCCGACGTGGGCGGCACCTGGTGGCAGAACACCTATCCCGGCTGCCGCGTCGACAGCCCGAATCACATCTACTCCTACAGCTTCGAGCCCGCGGACTGGCCGCAGTACTACTCGCCGCAGCGGGTGCTGCAGCGCTACTTCGCGCACTGCGCCGACAAGTACGGGCTGCGCCCGCACATCCGCTTCGACACCGAGGTGAAGGAGGCGGTGTTCGACGAGAGCAGCTCGACCTGGCGCGTCGAGGTGGTCGGCAAGGACGGGCGCGCCGAGACCCTGCGCGCGAACGCCCTGATCAGCGCGGTCGGCCAGCTCAACCGGCCCAAGTGGCCCGAGCTTCCGGGCCGCGAGCGCTTCCGGGGCATCTCGTTCCACTCCGCGCAGTGGGAGCACCAGCACGACCTCACCGGCAAGCGCGTGATCGTGATCGGCACGGGCGCGAGCGCGTTCCAGTTCATTCCCGAGATCGCGAAGCGGGCGGCGCGAGTCACCGTCTTCCAGCGCACGCCGCCCTGGGTCCTGCCCACGCCCGAGTATCACGACGAGGTGCCGGCCGGGAAGCACTGGCTGCTGAACCACGTGCCGTTCTACGCCAAGTGGTACCGCTTCGCCATGTTCTGGCGCGCCGCCGAGGGCATCCTGGCGGCGGTCGAGAAGGACGACGCCTGGCCGCACCCGCAGCGCGCGGTGAGCCCTGCGAACGACGAGCTGCGAGTCATGCTGACCCAGTCCATGACCGAGATCGTGGGCGCCGACTCACCGCTGCTCGAGAAGATCATCCCGAGCTACCCCGTCGCGGGCAAGCGCATCCTGCTCGACAACGGCAACTATCTGCGCGCGCTCATGCGGCCGAACGTGGAGCTGGTGACCGATCCGATCCGCGAGATCACCGAGACCGGAGTCACCACCGCCGCGGGCCAGCGCTACGACGCCGACGTGCTGATCTACGGCACCGGCTTCCACGCCAGCCGCTTCCTGTGGCCGATGAAGATCGTCGGGCGCGGCGGCGTCGACCTGCAGCAGCACTGGGCGGGTGACCCGCGCGCCTACCTGGGCATCACGATTCCCGGCTTCCCCAACTTGTTCTGCTGCTACGGCCCCAACACGAACATCGTGGTGAACGGCAGCATCATCTTCTTCTCGGAGTGCGAGGTCCGCTACATCCTGGGCTGCGTGAAGCTCTTGCTGGAGCGCGGCCAGGCGGCGCTCGACTGCAAGCGCTCGGTGCACGACGCCTACAACCGGCGCATCGACGCGGGCAACCTGCGCATGGCCTGGGGCGCGGCCGACGTGCCCACCTGGTACAAGAACGACAAGGGGCGAGTCACCCAGAACTGGCCGTTCACGCTGGTCGAGTTCTGGTCGCAGACGCGCACGCCCAATCCGGCGGACTACGAGTTCTTGAGCGCCTGAGCTCCGGCGGCGGTAACCTTGGCGCATGGCCCAGCTCGACGGACATCCGGTGGTCTCGCGCGCGCAATGGCTCGAAGCGCGCAAGGCGCTCATGAAACGCGAGAAGGAGCTCACGCGGCTGCGCGACGAGCTGGCCGAGGCGCGGCGCGCGCTGCCCTGGGTGCGGGTCGACAAACCCTACGCCTTCGATGGCCCCCACGGCCGCGAGTCACTCGCCGATCTGTTCGCGGGCAAGAGCCAGCTCCTGGTCTACCACTTCATGTTCCCGGCGAGCTGGCAGGAGGGCTGCAAGAGCTGCTCGTTCTGGATGGACGGCTTCGAGCCCATGGCGGTGCACCTGGCCGCGCGCGACGTGGCGCTGGCCGTGGTCTCGATCGCGCCGTTCGCGAAGCTCGACGCCTTCCGCCAGCGCATGCGCTGGAGCTTCCACTGGGTGTCTTCGGCGCCGAGTGACTTCAACCGCGACTTCGGGGTCTCGATCAGCGCCGAGGAACGCGCCGAGCGCCGGCCCGTGTACAACTTCGGCAGCTCGCCGTTCGGGGTCGAAGAGGCGCCGGGCCTGAGCGTGTTCCACCGCGACGCGCAGGGCGCGATCTTCCACACCTATTCGGTGTACGCGCGCGGCCTGGACCCGCTCAACACGGCCTACCAGCTGCTCGACCTCGTGCCCAAGGGCCGCGACGAGGCGGGGCTGGCCTACCCGATGGAGTGGGTTCGCCACCGGGATAGATACTGAGGGATCAGTCCGCGTCCGCGCTGATGCGCTCCCACTCGGGATAGAGCGCGTCGAGCTTTTCCTTGTGGCCGCGGCGCTCGGCGGCGATCTCGCGCATGCGCTCGCCGTCCTTGGCGATCTCGGGGTCGGCGGCCAGCCAGTCCAGGCGCGCGATCGCGGCCTCGAGTGACTCGATCTCGCGTTCCAGCTTCTCTTGCCGCTCGCGCGCCTTGCGCTGCGTGTTGTCCCGGGGCTTCTTCGCCTTCGCTGCCTGCGGCTCGGACCGGGCAGGCTTGGGGGCCTTGGGCGCAGGCTCCGCCTCGCGCGCCACGGTCTGGGCATACTGCGGATAGCCGCCCACGAAGTTGCGCACGCGCGCCTCGCCGTCGCCGGGGGTGATCTCGACCACGCGCGTGGCCAGCGCCTCGATGAACAGCCGGTCGTGACTCACGAACAGGAGCGTGCCGCCGTAGCCCGCGAGCGCCTCGGTGAGCACGTCGCGCGCGTCCATGTCGAGGTGGTTCGTGGGCTCGTCGAGCACCAGGAAGTTGGCTTGCGCGAGCAGGAGCTTGGCTAGCGCGAGCCGCGCCTTCTCGCCGCCCGAGAGCACCGAGACCTTCTTGTCCACCTCGTCGCCCGAGAACAGGAAGGCGCCCAGGATGCTGCGCAGGCGCGGGATGTCGTCGAGCTTCGCCTCGTGCTCGAGCTCGCCCAGCGCCGTGCGCCGCGGATCGAGCGCGTCGACCTGGTGCTGGGCGTAGAACGCGCAGTGTGCGTTGTGACCCAGCTCGCGCGAGCCGCGGTCGGGCGCGAGCGCGCCCGCGGCCAGGCGCAGCAGGGTGGACTTGCCGGCGCCGTTGGGGCCGACCAGCGCCACGCGTTCGCCGCGCTTCAGCTCGAAGTCCAGTGACTGGTAGACGACGTTGTCGCCGTAGGCCTTGGCCACCCGCTCCATGCGCAGCACCACCTCGCCGGGGCGCACGCCGGCGCTGAAGCGCGCGCGCATCTTGCGCTGCGCCGCGGCCTCGGGCAGCAGGTCGAGCTCGGCCTGCAGCTTGTCGATCGCCTTGATCCGGCTCTGCGCCTGACTCGCCTTGGTGCCGTAGCGGAAGCGCGCGACGAACTTCTCCTTGTGCGCGATCGCGCGCTCGAGGTTCGCGCGCCGCGCCTCCACGTCTTCCAGCCGCAGCGCCTTCTGGGTCACGTAGCTCGAGTAGTTGCCCTTGTACATGCTGAGGCGCGCGCCCTCGAGCTCGGCGATGCGGTTGGTGTGCCGGTCGAGGAACACGCGGTCGTGAGACACCACGATCACGGCGCCCGGATACGACGCGAGCACGCCCTCGAACCAGGCGATCGACGGCAGGTCGAGATGGTTGGTCGGCTCGTCGAGCAAGAGCAGCTCGGGCTTGGCGATCAAGAGCTTCGCCAGCTCCACGCGCATCAGCCAGCCGCCGGAGAGCTTGCGCAGCGGCTCGTGCCACTTGCGCTCGCCCAGGCCCAGGCCCGAAAGCGTGCCGCGCAGCTCGGCGTCGGCCGAGAAGCCGCCCGCGGCCTCGAACGCGTGGTGCGCCGCGTCGTAGCGCGCGGCGAGTGACTCGGAAGGTGACTCGCCCGAGCTCGCGATCTCGGCC
This region includes:
- a CDS encoding LLM class flavin-dependent oxidoreductase is translated as MRVGATIFNQNYTDWERYEAEERGERVAAAPLRRDREIFTEELEIARLADELGFDAVWTIEHHFTPYTMVTNPLQYLTYVAGITRRVDLGTMVTVLPWHNPVRVAEDVNMLDAFLGPGREIICGVGRGLGRREYSGLGVDQAEARERFDESLQVLKQLLSTGACDFDGKHYQIHGLRLRPQLERDLSPNLWCAGGTDETVEIIARNAVRPLCIPTTSLALSLETARKYARIARSAGHPPAHTKLALWTYVADSESEARRGAEQYMVEYADSALRHYELRGSHLGGLKGYESYGAMQKVLAADPTPFLRGFFDSHPWGTPAQTQKRASELAESFGTDEIMFVFKYGAMPMAAAEKSMRLFAREVMPALKELAPRPIEGQNAA
- a CDS encoding TetR/AcrR family transcriptional regulator codes for the protein MGLREKQKAERREQILDAARRLIRATGGTEFSMRRLATEAEVGLVTPYNLFGSKSGVLYALLNAALERLDRVVDVRSPRKPVDTVLELADRAAEIYARDAAFYRPLMQYLLGVRDREHRPRALEHSLRLWSRTVEAAVRGGLLPQSVDQELLARQLLIGFIGVVELWIHEEFDDDEFRAQSMYGSALLVLAHAAPGARPRLLARLRALERRLPRRLANQPEASKHARRRPRAA
- a CDS encoding NAD(P)/FAD-dependent oxidoreductase, whose product is MPELAPIPKDDAALQEALAAAHVPSLMAALVHITGDAQLIRGDIRPKNDFLADAQGGISEAQQASIRALAFEALRRFRDSGQRLPPAPSQSLVGEIVSFMIGQPVAAGYAEFLTSELALENEDPYAVPGLEALPAAQRAAFRVVIVGAGMSGLLAGIRLAQAGIPFTIVERHSDVGGTWWQNTYPGCRVDSPNHIYSYSFEPADWPQYYSPQRVLQRYFAHCADKYGLRPHIRFDTEVKEAVFDESSSTWRVEVVGKDGRAETLRANALISAVGQLNRPKWPELPGRERFRGISFHSAQWEHQHDLTGKRVIVIGTGASAFQFIPEIAKRAARVTVFQRTPPWVLPTPEYHDEVPAGKHWLLNHVPFYAKWYRFAMFWRAAEGILAAVEKDDAWPHPQRAVSPANDELRVMLTQSMTEIVGADSPLLEKIIPSYPVAGKRILLDNGNYLRALMRPNVELVTDPIREITETGVTTAAGQRYDADVLIYGTGFHASRFLWPMKIVGRGGVDLQQHWAGDPRAYLGITIPGFPNLFCCYGPNTNIVVNGSIIFFSECEVRYILGCVKLLLERGQAALDCKRSVHDAYNRRIDAGNLRMAWGAADVPTWYKNDKGRVTQNWPFTLVEFWSQTRTPNPADYEFLSA
- a CDS encoding DUF899 domain-containing protein; translated protein: MAQLDGHPVVSRAQWLEARKALMKREKELTRLRDELAEARRALPWVRVDKPYAFDGPHGRESLADLFAGKSQLLVYHFMFPASWQEGCKSCSFWMDGFEPMAVHLAARDVALAVVSIAPFAKLDAFRQRMRWSFHWVSSAPSDFNRDFGVSISAEERAERRPVYNFGSSPFGVEEAPGLSVFHRDAQGAIFHTYSVYARGLDPLNTAYQLLDLVPKGRDEAGLAYPMEWVRHRDRY
- a CDS encoding ABC-F family ATP-binding cassette domain-containing protein, whose amino-acid sequence is MLQLDDLAKSYAGRVLFEGASADVRPEDRVGLVGKNGAGKTTLLRILAGVEAADSGAVRLQRGARIGYLRQEVSAVSDRTVLEEAETALAPVRALEARLRALEAEIASSGESPSESLAARYDAAHHAFEAAGGFSADAELRGTLSGLGLGERKWHEPLRKLSGGWLMRVELAKLLIAKPELLLLDEPTNHLDLPSIAWFEGVLASYPGAVIVVSHDRVFLDRHTNRIAELEGARLSMYKGNYSSYVTQKALRLEDVEARRANLERAIAHKEKFVARFRYGTKASQAQSRIKAIDKLQAELDLLPEAAAQRKMRARFSAGVRPGEVVLRMERVAKAYGDNVVYQSLDFELKRGERVALVGPNGAGKSTLLRLAAGALAPDRGSRELGHNAHCAFYAQHQVDALDPRRTALGELEHEAKLDDIPRLRSILGAFLFSGDEVDKKVSVLSGGEKARLALAKLLLAQANFLVLDEPTNHLDMDARDVLTEALAGYGGTLLFVSHDRLFIEALATRVVEITPGDGEARVRNFVGGYPQYAQTVAREAEPAPKAPKPARSEPQAAKAKKPRDNTQRKARERQEKLEREIESLEAAIARLDWLAADPEIAKDGERMREIAAERRGHKEKLDALYPEWERISADAD